TCGTTTCCACGGTATCGGGGAGGTTCGCGGGGTTCTCGATCGTCCCCGCCGCCAGGTCGAACGGGCCGAAGCTGCCGATCCCGGCGGCCTCGACCGTCCCCGAGGCGACGTCGGCCTCCTCGCAGGCCTCCCGAAGCGTGCGCAGGACGGCCTCGGTGACGTCGATCCCGGTCGGCCCCTGCGGGGTCGCTCGACGGGCGAGCGCGAGGATCTCGCTCTCCTCGTCCGCGACCGCTGCCCGGATGTTCGTCGCCCCGAGATCCACGCCGGCGTAGTGTGCCATCTTCGTTTCACGAAACGATCCGCCCGCCACTTAACTACATAGATTCGGCGAACGATGTCATCGGCATCCATGCACAGTCCGGGTCCGTCTTTATCCGCCTTCCCGTCGTATCACCGCCATGGCAACTGACAACAGCCAGCCGACCGAGGACGACACCGGTAAGACCGTCATCGACTCGACCGGCGAGGAGATCGGCATCGTCAGCGCCGTCGAAGGGGGGACGATCCACGTCGAGACCGACCCCGGCCTGACCGACAGCATCAAGGCCACGCTGGGCTGGGGCGACACCGACGGGACGCAGACGATCGCCCCCGCACACGTCGCCGAGATCACCGACGACGCCGTCCACCTCGCCCCCGACGATCCCGAGGCAACGGACGTCGACGCCGGCGCGACGACCGGGACTGGGACCGGGACCGAGGCGGGAACGGACGCGAGCGGCGACGAGGGAACGATCGCGGACGATACGGGCTCCGGGATGGGCCACGAGCAGGGAGCCACGACCGATAGGAACGACCTCCCACCCGAGGAGCGCGACGACGACCCCA
The nucleotide sequence above comes from Halalkalicoccus subterraneus. Encoded proteins:
- a CDS encoding ROK family protein, with amino-acid sequence MAHYAGVDLGATNIRAAVADEESEILALARRATPQGPTGIDVTEAVLRTLREACEEADVASGTVEAAGIGSFGPFDLAAGTIENPANLPDTVETIPLTGPVEKLIDSERVYLHNDTIAGVIGERFHADRNPDDMVYLTISS